A region of Pyxidicoccus parkwaysis DNA encodes the following proteins:
- a CDS encoding cytochrome c oxidase subunit 3 family protein — protein sequence MQSSASTADGTVAPVPRLAMHFASLEVQNHAARLGMWLFLATEILLFAGLFVCYGVYRFLFPEAWAACSRSLDLTLGTVNTIVLITSSLTAALAVHYAKEGKNKMVAVQILLTLAMAIGFLVIKYFEYAHKFHIGTLPGRYYFYEGIQLPGAPLYFTVYFCATALHGLHVVIGMIVLGFSMVRALKRGDFGPNNYTQVELGSMYWHLVDLVWIFLFPLLYLV from the coding sequence ATGCAGTCTAGTGCTTCCACCGCCGACGGGACGGTGGCTCCCGTCCCCCGGCTCGCCATGCACTTCGCCTCGCTCGAGGTGCAGAACCACGCGGCGCGCCTGGGCATGTGGCTGTTCCTGGCGACGGAAATCCTGCTCTTCGCGGGCCTCTTCGTCTGCTACGGCGTCTACCGCTTCCTCTTCCCGGAGGCGTGGGCGGCGTGCAGCCGCAGCCTGGACCTGACGCTGGGCACCGTGAACACCATCGTCCTCATCACCTCCTCGCTCACCGCGGCGCTCGCGGTGCACTACGCGAAGGAGGGGAAGAACAAGATGGTGGCGGTGCAGATTCTGCTCACGCTGGCGATGGCGATCGGCTTCCTCGTCATCAAGTACTTCGAGTACGCCCACAAGTTCCACATCGGCACCCTGCCGGGTCGGTACTACTTCTACGAGGGCATCCAGCTGCCGGGCGCGCCGCTGTACTTCACGGTGTACTTCTGCGCGACGGCGCTGCACGGCCTCCACGTCGTCATCGGCATGATCGTCCTCGGCTTCTCCATGGTGCGGGCGCTCAAGCGGGGTGACTTCGGCCCGAACAACTACACGCAGGTCGAGCTGGGCAGCATGTACTGGCACCTCGTCGACCTGGTGTGGATCTTCCTCTTCCCGCTGCTGTACCTCGTCTGA
- the coxB gene encoding cytochrome c oxidase subunit II, translated as MSELLNNILFLPEAASTFAERVDFLHHFVVLTTMVSSAGVGLAALFMFFRFRRRLPAQATEYVVPTLKTEFLFVSVPLVFFLAWFGIGFRDFTWVTTPPKDSMDVYVMGKQWMWKFAYPEGPNGVNVLHVPANRPVRLLITSRDVLHSFYVPAFRIKQDALPGRYTQIWFEATKPGTYQVLCTEYCGLSHSKMLAEVVVLPQEEFDTWIKDQRRGRLQDRQDALADTSLVPPVARMVEQGQVLAGTEGCLKCHSVDGSKHIGPTFLGLYDRVEKLEDGQDIRVDEAYITQSMMDPGAHLVAGYQNVMPTYQGKLQGPETAAIVEYIKSLRTPNVREGASEGPAYDAIQ; from the coding sequence ATGAGCGAGCTTCTCAACAACATCCTGTTCCTCCCGGAGGCCGCGTCCACGTTCGCGGAGCGGGTCGACTTCCTGCATCACTTCGTCGTTCTCACGACGATGGTGAGTTCCGCGGGAGTCGGCCTGGCGGCCCTGTTCATGTTCTTCAGATTCCGTCGCCGCCTCCCGGCCCAGGCGACGGAGTACGTCGTCCCCACGCTGAAGACGGAGTTCCTCTTCGTCTCCGTGCCGCTGGTCTTCTTCCTGGCCTGGTTCGGCATCGGCTTCCGGGACTTCACCTGGGTCACCACTCCGCCCAAGGACTCCATGGATGTCTACGTCATGGGCAAGCAGTGGATGTGGAAGTTCGCGTACCCGGAGGGCCCCAACGGCGTGAATGTCCTTCACGTCCCGGCCAACCGCCCGGTGCGCCTGCTCATCACCTCGCGTGACGTGCTGCACTCGTTCTACGTGCCGGCGTTCCGCATCAAGCAGGACGCGCTGCCGGGTCGCTACACGCAGATCTGGTTCGAGGCGACCAAGCCGGGCACGTACCAGGTGCTGTGCACCGAGTACTGCGGCCTGTCGCACTCGAAGATGCTGGCCGAGGTCGTCGTGCTCCCGCAGGAGGAGTTCGACACGTGGATCAAGGACCAGCGCCGCGGCCGCCTGCAGGACCGGCAGGACGCGCTGGCGGACACCTCGCTGGTGCCGCCGGTGGCGCGCATGGTGGAGCAGGGCCAGGTGCTCGCGGGCACCGAGGGTTGCCTCAAGTGCCACTCGGTGGACGGCTCGAAGCACATCGGCCCCACCTTCCTCGGCCTGTATGACCGCGTGGAGAAGCTCGAGGACGGCCAGGACATCCGCGTGGACGAGGCCTACATCACCCAGTCGATGATGGACCCCGGCGCCCACCTGGTGGCCGGCTACCAGAACGTGATGCCGACCTACCAGGGCAAGCTGCAGGGCCCGGAGACGGCCGCCATCGTCGAGTACATCAAGTCGCTGCGCACTCCGAACGTTCGCGAGGGCGCTTCCGAGGGACCCGCCTATGACGCCATCCAGTAG
- a CDS encoding SCO family protein: MKPALSHFHPRATGLRLLTAALVLGTALSASAMPGAGKVPRAIIEAQQDLPPQVKGVDVEEHLGEPLPLDARFTDEEGREVKLGDVLSKTKPTLLTLVYYNCPMLCNLVLNGQVKGMQELGLELGQDYEAVTVSIDPEDTPAESLNRRRRHLQSMGKPERAPWHFLTGSDAEIHRLADAVGFKYTYDASTKQYAHPAVVQVITPEGSISRYLYGTTFPPKDMKLALLEAAGGRVGTSFDRVVMSCFKYDTASKRYGFYIFGFIRLGGTLVFCALATMLIYFWRRELKKGAAA; encoded by the coding sequence ATGAAGCCCGCTCTCTCCCACTTCCACCCACGCGCCACCGGCCTGAGACTGCTCACGGCGGCGCTGGTGCTGGGCACCGCGCTGTCCGCGTCCGCCATGCCGGGCGCCGGCAAGGTGCCTCGCGCCATCATCGAGGCCCAGCAGGACCTGCCGCCGCAGGTGAAGGGCGTGGACGTGGAGGAGCACCTGGGGGAGCCGCTCCCCCTGGACGCGCGCTTCACGGACGAGGAGGGCCGCGAGGTCAAGCTGGGCGACGTGCTGTCCAAGACGAAGCCCACCCTGCTGACGCTCGTGTATTACAACTGCCCCATGCTCTGTAACCTGGTCCTCAACGGCCAGGTGAAGGGCATGCAGGAATTGGGGCTGGAGCTCGGGCAGGACTACGAGGCGGTGACGGTCTCCATCGACCCCGAGGACACCCCGGCGGAGAGCCTCAACCGCCGCCGGCGTCACCTGCAGTCCATGGGCAAGCCGGAGCGCGCGCCCTGGCACTTCCTCACCGGCTCGGACGCGGAAATCCACCGGCTCGCGGACGCGGTGGGCTTCAAGTACACGTACGACGCGAGCACCAAGCAGTACGCCCACCCCGCGGTGGTGCAGGTCATCACCCCCGAGGGAAGCATCTCCCGGTACCTCTACGGGACGACCTTCCCTCCCAAGGACATGAAGCTTGCGTTGCTGGAGGCGGCCGGGGGCCGCGTGGGTACCAGCTTCGACCGCGTCGTCATGTCCTGCTTCAAGTATGACACCGCCAGCAAGCGGTACGGATTCTACATCTTCGGGTTCATCCGCCTGGGCGGCACGCTGGTGTTCTGCGCCCTGGCGACGATGCTGATCTATTTCTGGAGGCGCGAGCTGAAGAAAGGCGCGGCGGCATGA
- the ctaD gene encoding cytochrome c oxidase subunit I: MTPSSSIASPGAAPAHDEHHDHHPSYLVDGTTIKSWLLTVDHKRIGIMFLFWVLLFFLVGGIFALLIRVELLTPGPTIMDAMTYNRTFTLHGLVMIFLFMIPAIPAVFGNFMLPLMLGAKDVAFPRLNLLSLYIYLGGALLALWGMLNGGLDTGWTFYAPYSTHTTTTVAPVLFGAFIIGFSSIVTGINFIVTVHTMRAPGITWFKMPLFVWAIYATSCIQVLATPVIGLLLVLVTVENLFGFGLFDPARGGDPVLFQHLFWFYSHPAVYIMVLPAFGVMSEIVSAFSRKNIFGYRAVAYSSLGIAFVGFFAWGHHMFVSGQSTFAGGLFGVLSMLVGVFTAIKVFNWVGTVYKGAVDFKTPFAYFCGFLFFTVFGGMTGIGLATTSLDIPWHDTYFVVAHFHFIMVGATIMAFLAALHYWFPKMFGRTYHEGWGLVSAALIILGFNATFIPQFLLGNNGMPRRYYEYPERFQALNVASTAGASLLAFGFLIIAMYLTYALFFGKVAGKNPWRSKGYEWLTESPPPTHNFVGPQPTYPEEPHFYVDPKKAEVPDAV; the protein is encoded by the coding sequence ATGACGCCATCCAGTAGCATCGCCTCCCCGGGCGCGGCTCCCGCGCACGACGAGCACCACGACCACCACCCGAGCTACCTGGTCGACGGCACCACCATCAAGTCGTGGCTGCTGACCGTGGACCACAAGCGCATCGGGATCATGTTCCTGTTCTGGGTCCTGCTCTTCTTCCTGGTGGGCGGCATCTTCGCGCTGCTCATCCGGGTGGAGCTGCTCACGCCCGGTCCGACCATCATGGACGCGATGACGTACAACCGTACGTTCACGCTCCATGGCCTGGTCATGATCTTCCTCTTCATGATTCCGGCGATTCCGGCCGTCTTCGGCAACTTCATGCTGCCGCTGATGCTGGGCGCCAAGGACGTGGCCTTCCCGCGGCTGAACCTGCTGTCGCTCTACATCTACCTGGGCGGCGCGTTGCTGGCGCTCTGGGGCATGCTCAACGGCGGCCTGGACACCGGCTGGACGTTCTACGCGCCCTACAGCACGCACACGACGACGACGGTGGCGCCGGTGCTCTTCGGCGCCTTCATCATCGGGTTCAGCTCCATCGTCACGGGTATCAACTTCATCGTCACCGTGCACACGATGCGCGCCCCGGGCATCACCTGGTTCAAGATGCCCCTGTTCGTCTGGGCCATCTACGCCACCAGCTGCATCCAGGTGCTCGCCACGCCGGTCATCGGCCTCTTGCTGGTGCTCGTCACGGTGGAGAACCTGTTCGGCTTCGGCCTGTTCGACCCGGCCCGTGGCGGTGACCCGGTGCTCTTCCAGCACCTGTTCTGGTTCTACAGCCACCCGGCCGTGTACATCATGGTGCTGCCGGCCTTCGGCGTGATGAGCGAGATTGTCTCCGCCTTCAGCCGCAAGAACATCTTCGGCTACCGCGCGGTGGCGTACTCGTCCCTCGGCATCGCCTTCGTGGGCTTCTTCGCCTGGGGTCACCACATGTTCGTCTCCGGCCAGTCCACCTTCGCGGGCGGTCTGTTCGGCGTGCTGTCCATGCTGGTGGGCGTGTTCACCGCCATCAAGGTCTTCAACTGGGTGGGCACCGTCTACAAGGGCGCCGTGGACTTCAAGACGCCCTTCGCCTACTTCTGCGGCTTCCTGTTCTTCACCGTCTTCGGCGGCATGACGGGCATCGGGCTGGCCACGACGTCGCTCGACATCCCCTGGCACGACACCTACTTCGTGGTGGCGCACTTCCACTTCATCATGGTGGGAGCCACCATCATGGCCTTCCTGGCTGCCCTCCACTACTGGTTCCCGAAGATGTTCGGGCGCACGTACCACGAGGGCTGGGGCCTGGTGTCCGCGGCGCTCATCATCCTCGGCTTCAACGCCACGTTCATTCCCCAGTTCCTGCTGGGCAACAACGGCATGCCGCGCCGCTACTACGAGTACCCGGAGCGCTTCCAGGCGCTCAACGTGGCCTCCACCGCGGGAGCCTCGCTGCTGGCGTTCGGCTTCCTCATCATCGCCATGTACCTGACCTACGCGCTGTTCTTCGGGAAGGTCGCCGGCAAGAACCCGTGGCGCAGCAAGGGCTACGAGTGGCTGACCGAGTCTCCGCCGCCGACCCACAACTTCGTGGGTCCGCAGCCGACCTACCCCGAGGAGCCGCACTTCTACGTGGATCCGAAGAAGGCCGAGGTGCCCGATGCAGTCTAG